One Vigna unguiculata cultivar IT97K-499-35 chromosome 7, ASM411807v1, whole genome shotgun sequence genomic region harbors:
- the LOC114192545 gene encoding subtilisin-like protease SBT3.17 yields MDTPFNLRISELAILLLFASVCLTMSDSAATPLDQHATGSSPAPAVHIIYTERPQDEEPEAYHIRTLSAVLGSEEAAKEALLYSYKSAASGFSAKLTPEQVEQISKQPGVLQVVPSRTYQLHGANNLH; encoded by the exons ATGGACACGCCCTTTAACCTCAGAATCTCAGAACTCGCAATCCTCCTTTTGTTCGCTTCAGTTTGCTTAACAATGTCGGATTCCGCCGCCACACCGCTGGACCAGCACGCCACCGGTTCTTCCCCTGCACCGGCGGTTCACATCATCTACACCGAGAGGCCACAGGATGAGGAGCCTGAGGCTTACCACATCCGAACCCTCTCCGCTGTTCTTGGCAG CGAGGAGGCTGCCAAGGAAGCTTTGTTGTATAGTTACAAATCTGCAGCTAGTGGGTTTTCTGCTAAGCTTACTCCAGAGCAGGTTGAACAGATTTCAA AGCAACCAGGTGTTCTCCAAGTTGTTCCGAGCAGAACATATCAGCTGCATGGAGCAAATAATCTGCACTAA